A genomic region of Gossypium hirsutum isolate 1008001.06 chromosome D01, Gossypium_hirsutum_v2.1, whole genome shotgun sequence contains the following coding sequences:
- the LOC121214035 gene encoding uncharacterized protein isoform X3 codes for MKRELDYGVDGSLGQTREAVIHSQTQASSSSSCCKRVNSTQVNGYIVYTRVKKSRIDCRVSENLDNQKLKDFNEPINSFKVSLIDEDQENRILADANGVNNNLIESRSGNGNLAGDKVVIENVVDESLVVRDIVKGGPFIEALIEESHTIGENAIVGNLVVEAIGIDGKPVVQSCQSMDELETRPVEKGGFDSSDGNDDDLLLKTLRRPKKSLWGPKVEAEESLGCEQQNVENVLVSNFGGEEAAEESGLTTPRKNLELKMSKKISLNKCPMTVKELFDTGLLDGVPVVYMGTISSKTAGLRGIITDGGILCSCSLCKGRRVVPPSQFEIHACKQYKRAAQYICFENGKSLLEVLRACRRGPLHTLEATIQNIIRAVPEQKCFTCRRCKGSFPVIHVGQVGPLCNSCVELKKSQFITMSSPSVGTRSQEPVSMLQSFGSASLSVSPQNRSQRKKANKSSELDLTSNSPQCSSSSISLQNRRPWKTTRKFIVGASYFRLVISRLTKPGLFTKSLKSASVHISSQDKGHWRTKKKPVKPVLMSKMFKGASSPIYSPNGSQWKMTTKDQRLHKLVFEEDGLPDGTEVAYYARGQVSPSQFEAHAGWASRRKPYAYIYTSNGVSLHELAISLSKGRLYSAKDNDVACIICADGGNLLLCDGCPRAFHKECASLPTIPHGRWYCKYCQNMLMREKCAEHNANAAAAGRILGVDAIEQITSRCVRIVKNIETELSGCTLCRACDFSKSGFGPRTVILCDQCEKEYHIGCLRTHKMADLREIPKGKWFCCSDCGRIHSTLQKLLIHGAERLPDSLLDVLKKKYAEKGLDADINIDVRWRLLSSKFASPETRLLLSQAVGIFHECFNPIVDATTGRDLIPCMVYGRNLKGQEYGGMYCAVLTINSFVVSAGIIRVFGQEIAEIPLVATSIANHGKGYFQLLFSCIEKLLAFLNVKNIILPAAEEAESIWTDKFGFKKLRPDQLSEYRKSCCQMVIFQGTSMLQKEVPIHQLISSIERRELYEHLNQGRSDFLE; via the exons ATGAAGCGAGAGTTGGATTACGGAGTGGATGGTTCACTCGGTCAAACTCGGGAGGCAGTGATTCACTCTCAAACTCAGGCGAGTTCTAGTAGTAGTTGTTGTAAAAGAGTTAATAGTACTCAAGTGAATGGTTACATTGTGTACACTCGAGTTAAAAAGTCGAGAATTGATTGCCGTGTTTCTGAGAATTTAGATAACCAAAAGCTCAAGGACTTTAATGAACCGATAAATAGTTTTAAAGTGTCTTTAATTGATGAGGATCAGGAGAATAGAATTTTAGCTGACGCAAATGGTGTAAACAATAATTTGATTGAAAGTAGATCGGGAAATGGAAATTTAGCAGGGGATAAAGTGGTAATAGAAAATGTGGTTGATGAGAGCTTAGTTGTTCGAGATATTGTCAAAGGTGGTCCATTTATAGAGGCTTTGATTGAAGAAAGCCATACCATTGGAGAAAATGCCATTGTAGGGAACCTGGTAGTTGAGGCAATTGGAATAGATGGTAAGCCTGTTGTTCAATCTTGTCAGTCTATGGATGAGCTTGAGACTCGTCCGGTAGAGAAAGGAGGCTTTGACAGTAGTGACGGTAATGATGATGATTTACTCTTGAAGACCCTGAGGCGGCCCAAGAAATCACTATGGGGACCAAAGGTTGAAGCAGAGGAAAGTTTGGGGTGCGAACAGCAGAATGTTGAGAATGTGTTAGTTTCAAATTTTGGTGGAGAAGAAGCAGCTGAAGAAAGTGGATTGACGACACCTAGGAAGAATTTGGagttgaaaatgtcaaaaaagatCTCACTTAATAAGTGCCCAATGACTGTTAAAGAGCTCTTTGACACTGGCTTGCTTGATGGGGTTCCAGTAGTTTACATGGGTACAATTAGTAGTAAG ACAGCTGGTCTTCGGGGCATCATAACAGATGGAGGAATTTTGTGTTCATGTTCCTTGTGTAAAGGGCGCAGA GTTGTTCCACCTTCCCAATTTGAGATTCATGCTTGTAAACAATACAAACGAGCAGCTCAATATATCTGCTTTGAAAATGGGAAGAGCCTGCTTGAGGTGTTGCGGGCATGCAGGAGAGGACCTCTGCATACATTAGAAGcaacaattcaaaatatcattagAGCTGTACCTGAGCAAAAATGTTTCACTTGTAGAAGATGCAAAG GTTCATTTCCTGTAATACATGTTGGCCAAGTAGGACCGCTTTGCAATTCATGCGTGGAGTTGAAGAAATCTCAGTTCATCACAATGAGTTCACCCAGTGTTGGAACCAG ATCACAAGAACCCGTTTCGATGTTGCAGTCCTTTGGAAGTGCATCATTGAGTGTCTCTCCACAAAATAGAAGTCAAAGGAAGAAAGCAAACAA GTCATCAGAGCTCGATTTGACATCAAATTCACCTCAATGTTCTTCGTCATCTATTTCTTTACAAAACAGACGTCCATGGAAGACAACAAGAAA GTTTATTGTTGGTGCATCATACTTCCGTCTTGTTATTTCCAGGTTAACGAAGCCAGGGTTATTCACGAAGTCCTTGAAGAGCGCTTCAGTGCATATTTCCTCTCAAGATAAGGGCCATTGGAGAACAAAAAAGAA GCCAGTGAAACCAGTGTTGATGTCAAAGATGTTCAAAGGAGCTTCATCACCAATTTATTCACCCAATGGAAGTCAATGGAAGATGACAACAAA AGATCAGCGATTGCATAAGTTGGTATTTGAGGAAGATGGACTGCCTGATGGAACTGAAGTTGCATACTATGCCCGTGGACAG GTTAGCCCCTCACAGTTTGAAGCTCATGCTGGTTGGGCTTCTCGTCGAAAACC CTACGCGTACATTTACACGTCTAATGGGGTGTCTCTGCATGAACTGGCAATATCTCTCTCAAAAGGCCGTCTTTATTCTGCCAAGGATAATGATGTTGCATGCATCATTTGTGCTGATGGTGGAAATCTTTTGCTTTGTGATGGATGCCCAAGGGCATTTCATAAAG AATGTGCTTCTCTACCAACAATTCCTCATGGTCGCTGGTACTGCAAATATTGCCAGAacatgttgatgagagaaaagtGTGCAGAACATAATGCTAATGCTGCTGCTGCTGGAAGGATTTTAGGAGTTGATGCTATAGAGCAAATAACCAGCAGATGTGTACGAATTGTGAAGAACATCGAGACAGAACTTAGTGGATGCACATTATGCAG gGCATGCGATTTTAGCAAATCAGGATTTGGTCCTCGGACAGTTATACTTTGTGATCAG TGTGAGAAAGAATATCATATTGGCTGTTTGAGGACTCATAAAATGGCTGATCTAAGG GAAATACCGAAAGGGAAGTGGTTTTGCTGCTCAGATTGCGGTAGGATCCATTCTACACTGCAGAAGTTGCTCATTCATGGAGCTGAAAGGCTCCCTGACTCCCTTTTGGATGTATTAAAGAAGAAATATGCGGAAAAAGGTTTAGATGCTGATATCAATATTGATGTGAGATGGAGGCTTCTTAGCAGCAAATTCGCTTCTCCTGAAACTAGATTGTTGCTTTCTCAAGCAGTTGGTATCTTCCAT GAATGTTTCAACCCCATAGTTGATGCAAcaactgggagggaccttatccCATGCATGGTTTATGG TAGGAACTTAAAGGGCCAAGAATACGGTGGAATGTATTGTGCTGTATTGACAATTAA CTCATTCGTTGTATCAGCTGGAATAATTCGAGTTTTTGGGCAAGAAATTGCTGAAATCCCTTTAGTTGCTACAAGCATTGCTAACCATGGAAAG GGTTACTTCCAGCTGTTATTCTCTTGTATCGAAAAGCTGTTGGCATTCTTGAATGTAAAAAATATCATTCTCCCAGCTGCTGAAGAAGCTGAATCAATCTGGACAGATAAATTTGGTTTCAAGAAGTTAAGACCCGACCAG CTCAGTGAATATAGAAAATCATGCTGCCAGATGGTTATTTTCCAAGGAACTTCGATGCTACAGAAAGAAGTTCCAATCCATCAACTCATTAGTAGTATCGAGCGCAGGGAGTTATATGAACATTTGAACCAAGGAAGATCTGATTTTCTAGAGTAA